A segment of the Sulfitobacter sp. D7 genome:
GATATACCGTGAGCTGGAGTTGAACCTCAGGATCAAGCCGCGCAAGCGTCTGAAGCGGGAAAAGCCGGACGAACTGGCGGTACCTGAGGCCCCGAATGAGGTCTGGTCGATGGACTTTATGGCCGACAGGCTGGGGGATGGACGGCAATTCCGGCTGCTGAACGTTCTGGAAAACTTCAACCGCGAAGGACTGGGCATTGAGATCGACTTTTCACTGCCTGCGGAACGGGTCGTTCGAGCCCTGAACCAGATCATCGAATGGCGTGGCGCACCTGAGAAAATTCGAGTCGATAACGGACCGGAATATGTCAGTGGCACCTTCATGGAATGGGCGGAGGACCGGGGTATTGCCTTGGTATACATCCAGCCCGGAAAGCCTCAGCAGAACGCTTAAGTCGAGCGCTACAACCGGACGGTCCGCCGCCACGAATGGCTGGACTTATACATTTTCGAAAGCATCGAAGAGGTCCAGAAGATTGCCACCGAGTGGCTCTGGTCCTACAACAACGAACGCCCCAACATGGGCAACGGCGGGATGACCCCCGCACAGAAACTGAGAATGGCTGCGTAAATTCTACGACCGAGCCCCGCAAAAACGGGGGGAATACCGTTAAGGCGTCCAGTTCAAAAAGTTCGAGATCAGCCGCAGGCCAGTGGTTTGGCTTTTTTCAGGGTGAAACTGCATGCCCAACATCGTATCGCGGCCGATAATCGCCGTGACCTCGCCGCCGTAATCGACATGGGCCAGCCGTTCGGCAGGGTCTGCTACGGCCATGTGGTAGCTGTGCACGAAATAGGTATGATCACCGGTGTGCAACCCGTCGAAGACCGCATGGTCATGATCGATCACCAAGTCGTTCCAGCCCATGTGGGGGACTTTAAGTTTCGGGTCCGCGGGGGTGATCTGGGTCACCTCTCCGCCGATCCAGCCCAATCCCGGGGTGTCTTTGTATTCGCGGCCCATGCTGGCCATCAGTTGCATGCCGACACAGATGCCAAGGAAAGGGCGCCCCTTTTCCTCAACCGCTTCGACCATGGCGTCATAGAGGCCACCGGCGCCTTTCAGCGCTGCCATACAAGCCGGGAAGGCGCCATCGCCGGGCAGCACCAGACGGTCGGCGCGGGCGACGACCTCGGCGTCTGAGGTCACCGTGACTTCGCCTGCGTCGTTTTCGCGGGCCATACGCTCGAAGGCTTTGTGGGCCGAGTGTAGATTTCCGGATTCGTAGTCGATGATTGCTGTCAGCATTGGCTTACAAGGCGCCCTTGGTCGAGGGGATGGCATCCGCTTTGCGCGGGTCGGTTTCGACCGCCTCGCGCAGGGCGCGGGCGACCGATTTAAAGGCCGCTTCGGCGATATGGTGGCTGTTGAACCCGTGCAGCGCGTCGACATGCAGGGTGATGCCGCCGTGGGTGCTGAGTGCTTGGAAGAACTCACGCACCAGTTCGGTGTCGAATGTGCCGATGCTGCTGGTGGGGAAATCCACGTTCCAGATCAGAAAGGGCCGGGCAGAGAGGTCGAGCGCGCAACGGATTTGCGCGTCGTCCATCGCCAATAGGCAAGACCCGTAGCGGCGGATGCCGCGTTTGTCGCCGAGCGCTTGGGTCAGTGCTTGGCCCAGCGTGATGCCTACGTCTTCGACCGTGTGGTGATCATCGATGTGCAGATCGCCTTTGGCGCGCACCGTGATATCGATCAGCGAGTGGCGCGACAATTGATCGAGCATATGGTCAAAGAAACCCACGCCGGTCTCATTGTCATAGCGGCCACTGCCGTCGAGATTGATCTCGACCGTGATGTCGGTTTCGGCAGTGGTGCGGGTCAGGGTGCTGCGACGCATAGGGCATCTCCGAAGGCAATTGCTGCGCCCTTATAGCAGGGCATGCCGCCACGCCAAGCCCAAGCGGTGAAGCACCTTTAGCCCGGGCTGACGCGATCGGGGATTGCGGGGGCAGGGCCCATATGTCAGCTTGAACCAAATCCCAGAAAGAGGCGCGACATGACCACCTGCGTATTCATCCAGATCCGCTGCCGACCGGGCACGACCTATCGTGTGGCCGAGGAAATCGCCCTGCGCGAAATCCATTCTGAGCTTTATTCCACCTCTGGTGAATATGACCTGTTAATGAAGCTTTATATCCCCAAGGGGGAGGATGTGGGCGTCTACATCAACGACAACCTATTGGACATCGAAGGCATTGAGCGGTCCTTGACCACGATGACCTTCAAGGTCTTTTGAGGTGCCGCGCAGGTTCTCTCTAACGGCGGTTGCGGTTTTTGCTTTGTCCTTTGGCGCGCTGGCCCATCCCGGCATGGCGACAGCGGGCACACGTATCTATGAGGGGCGCGAGGCCGCCGCTTTGCGCTGCGCCAACACGCTGGCCCTGACGGCTGTGGCGCTTTCTTCGGCGGAGCTGATCGGCGAGGGGGAGAAAAACGTGATGCTGGGCGTCACCGTGCGCATCCTTGACCGACATGTTGAGGGCAGTTGGGCCCAGAAACGTGCGGCGATGGAGGTGATGCGCGACCGACGCAGCGTGCCG
Coding sequences within it:
- the hisB gene encoding imidazoleglycerol-phosphate dehydratase HisB — protein: MRRSTLTRTTAETDITVEINLDGSGRYDNETGVGFFDHMLDQLSRHSLIDITVRAKGDLHIDDHHTVEDVGITLGQALTQALGDKRGIRRYGSCLLAMDDAQIRCALDLSARPFLIWNVDFPTSSIGTFDTELVREFFQALSTHGGITLHVDALHGFNSHHIAEAAFKSVARALREAVETDPRKADAIPSTKGAL
- a CDS encoding Lrp/AsnC family transcriptional regulator, yielding MTTCVFIQIRCRPGTTYRVAEEIALREIHSELYSTSGEYDLLMKLYIPKGEDVGVYINDNLLDIEGIERSLTTMTFKVF
- the hisH gene encoding imidazole glycerol phosphate synthase subunit HisH; the protein is MLTAIIDYESGNLHSAHKAFERMARENDAGEVTVTSDAEVVARADRLVLPGDGAFPACMAALKGAGGLYDAMVEAVEEKGRPFLGICVGMQLMASMGREYKDTPGLGWIGGEVTQITPADPKLKVPHMGWNDLVIDHDHAVFDGLHTGDHTYFVHSYHMAVADPAERLAHVDYGGEVTAIIGRDTMLGMQFHPEKSQTTGLRLISNFLNWTP